From the genome of Anopheles moucheti chromosome 3, idAnoMoucSN_F20_07, whole genome shotgun sequence, one region includes:
- the LOC128305969 gene encoding uncharacterized protein LOC128305969 produces the protein MNAMESVTDVVDQTNGGIEKAEKSPNPEENNTHKTELTQPETNTDGPEEGQSSTVHETTSNKNPDEEDEANLQEKLQTLKGDRIGETMYSERFVLSTILKLSKQGNRLLEDDEEFEHDLCNLWDMTIEPDVVRFLLEQDVIELFLALAADSEDYRLIEILFGIIGNMCCVEEMHDLFYRQSNLLVALCDFLSITDAPVLVQLMRTLTTLFDRSDDERYHWFGIIKRVDNLAEKLALLLATSTNRALLEHTTETVNAMINRFTEAEVDYAQLNEFYRLFAKSCLLEGLFEAFKQLYPFPARDAASDGFDEETLTQKDIKTMRRFLEIHEHFIVNANELYEAYVSEVDQCVHRVLASFVNESILFPVSKNHVCIFVLISNIYSGILYHFRAESFVYMVKIYDQLAEALKNPLPEALSRTTEDGSAMEEGDAADDGGEFDVETACAEVREAIFFLVGPIDEQIIRAAIRMGQLKESTFEQMCRELRETMDGEPLLYQTCAKLMNAVKPNGEEIDVPMANHVA, from the coding sequence ATGAATGCAATGGAAAGTGTTACTGATGTTGTAGATCAAACAAACGGAGGTATTGAGAAAGCAGAGAAATCTCCCAAtcctgaagaaaacaacacgcaCAAAACGGAGCTAACACAACCCGAAACCAACACAGATGGCCCAGAAGAGGGACAAAGCTCCACGGTACACGAAACTACTTCTAATAAAAATCCGGACGAGGAGGATGAAGCAAATCTGCAGGAAAAACTCCAAACTCTGAAGGGCGATCGAATTGGTGAGACAATGTACTCGGAACGCTTCGTCCTGTCGACCATCCTGAAGCTTTCGAAACAAGGCAACCGGTTGCTCGAGGACGACGAAGAATTCGAACATGATCTTTGCAATCTGTGGGACATGACGATTGAACCGGACGTGGTACGATTTCTGCTGGAGCAGGATGTAATCGAGCTGTTTCTTGCTTTAGCTGCCGATTCTGAGGATTATCGTCTAATCGAGATCCTGTTTGGCATTATCGGTAACATGTGCTGTGTGGAAGAAATGCACGACCTGTTCTATCGGCAGAGTAATCTGCTGGTGGCATTGTGTGACTTCCTTTCCATCACTGATGCACCGGTCTTGGTTCAACTGATGCGCACACTGACGACCCTTTTCGATCGATCGGATGATGAACGATACCATTGGTTTGGTATAATTAAGAGGGTTGACAATCTGGCGGAGAAACTAGCACTACTCCTTGCTACCAGCACTAACAGAGCACTTTTAGAGCACACGACCGAGACAGTAAATGCAATGATCAATCGCTTTACCGAGGCAGAAGTAGATTATGCCCAACTAAACGAGTTCTATCGCCTGTTTGCAAAGAGCTGTCTGCTCGAAGGGCTTTTTGAGGCGTTTAAACAATTGTATCCATTCCCGGCACGTGACGCAGCTAGCGATGGTTTCGACGAggaaacactcacacaaaagGACATTAAAACGATGCGCCGTTTTCTGGAGATCCATGAGCACTTTATCGTGAACGCGAACGAGCTGTACGAGGCGTACGTGAGCGAGGTAGACCAATGCGTTCATCGTGTGCTTGCTTCATTTGTTAACGAAAGCATACTGTTTCCGGTGTCTAAAAACCATGTGTGCATCTTCGTATTGATCAGCAATATTTACAGCGGTATTCTGTATCATTTCCGGGCGGAATCATTTGTGTATATGGTAAAGATTTATGATCAATTAGCAGAAGCTCTGAAAAATCCACTACCGGAAGCGCTCTCGAGGACAACCGAGGATGGGTCGGCGATGGAGGAAGGAGACGCAGCAGACGACGGTGGAGAGTTTGATGTGGAGACAGCCTGTGCGGAGGTGCGAGAAGCCATTTTTTTCCTCGTTGGACCGATTGATGAACAAATAATCAGAGCGGCCATTCGGATGGGACAGCTGAAGGAGTCCACCTTTGAGCAGATGTGTCGCGAGTTGCGAGAGACGATGGATGGGGAACCATTGCTGTATCAAACCTGTGCCAAGCTGATGAATGCTGTCAAGCCGAACGGTGAAGAAATCGACGTTCCAATGGCTAACCATGTAGCATAG
- the LOC128305968 gene encoding ATP-dependent RNA helicase DDX54, giving the protein MSVKALDEVPGFTLHKAEVDYDDEEDGGKKGKKKSGGFQAMGLGAPILKGILKMGYKIPTPIQRKTIPLILDGRDVVAMAKTGSGKTGCFLIPMFEKLKQREAKAGGGARALILSPTRELAIQTFKFIKQLGRFMDLKTILVLGGDSMDSQFAAVHTLPDVIVATPGRFLHLCVEMDLKLSSVQYCVFDEADRLFEMGFGEQLTETIKRLPESRQMVLFSATLPKLMVDFASAGLCQPVLIRLDVESKIPDTLDLKYIYCRPAERYATLLVLLRDVIPSTAQTVIFAGTQHHVELISLMLTKAGIPNSHVYSGLDASARKINTAKFTHHKVNVLVVTDIAARGLDIPTLDYAINLHFPGKPKLFIHRVGRCARAGRSGTAYSIFSNDDIAHVIDLHMFLNRTLDLADRNTIGIVPPDTQETEHLLVQEYVRHIDLATAYRVSNNAYKQYIVTRPAASAASNKRAKQFKIGELGVLEDFQRENAEPDGSTKGRKWKKGKSIVLKKDKKHAKEDTQKLEVKSGSADSGVDPDAFRNDFLARMKNYRPQATIFELNPKANARELMAMTQKRKSDEAKIEKNKRKLAELEAEEQEKQNIKSVSEKDEVSKRRKGPTRDEEHFIAYQAKDAVEEDGYAIDNFTRQANSAELSVVGDTAEGQRMHRQLQKWDRKKKKMVNVENPKAGKIRTEHGVWIAASYKTGRYDKWKERTKLDEKLLAEQAQQSDDDAGDGAGAASAVPIVQRHYPTTHWGRHNAKADLRKLRDLDLKTPEQIVKKRMEKETKMAKEKAARLKNIQRKKRALAKRKSAKGK; this is encoded by the exons ATGAGTGTGAAAGCACTGGATGAGGTTCCAGGCTTTACGCTTCACAAGGCCGAAGTAGATTACGACGATGAAGAGGACGGAGGCAAGAAGGGCAAGAAGAAATCCGGAGGATTCCAGGCGATGGGTCTCGGTGCACCGATACTGAAGGGAATCCTTAAGATGGGCTACAAAATACCGACACCGATTCAACGGAAAACTATTCCCCTTATCCTGGACGGGCGGGATGTTGTGGCGATGGCAAAGACCGGATCTGGTAAGACGGGTTGCTTTTTGATCCCGATGTTTGAGAAGCTGAAGCAACGTGAAGCGAAGGCAGGTGGAGGCGCTCGAGCACTGATTCTTTCGCCGACCCGTGAACTGGCCATACAGACGTTTAAGTTCATCAAACAGTTGGGCCGATTCATGGATCTGAAAACGATTCTGGTACTCGGTGGAGATTCGATGGATTCACAATTCGCCGCAGTGCACACGCTACCGGATGTGATCGTGGCCACACCGGGTCGTTTCTTGCATCTCTGCGTGGAGATGGATCTGAAACTAAGCTCAGTACAGTACTGCGTATTTGATGAAGCCGATCGATTGTTTGAGATGGGTTTTGGTGAGCAGCTGACCGAAACGATCAAGCGGCTGCCCGAATCCCGCCAAATGGTTCTGTTTAGTGCGACCTTGCCGAAACTGATGGTTGACTTTGCATCGGCCGGTTTGTGCCAACCGGTACTGATACGATTGGACGTAGAATCAAAGATACCTGATACGCTCGATTTGAAGTACATTTACTGTCGGCCAGCGGAACGTTACGCGACGCTCTTGGTGCTTTTGCGCGATGTGATCCCTAGCACAGCACAGACGGTCATTTTCGCCGGTACACAGCATCACGTGGAATTGATTTCATTG ATGTTGACCAAAGCTGGAATCCCCAACAGCCATGTTTACTCTGGACTTGATGCGTCTGCGCGTAAGATTAATACGGCCAAGTTTACGCATCACAAAGTGAACGTACTCGTCGTGACAGACATCGCCGCACGCGGTCTCGATATTCCAACGCTGGATTACGCTATAAATCTACACTTCCCAGGCAAACCGAAACTGTTCATCCACCGTGTGGGACGATGCGCCCGTGCTGGACGAAGTGGAACAGCTTACTCGATCTTTTCAAACGATGATATCGCGCATGTGATCGATCTACACATGTTTCTAAATCGAACGCTCGATCTGGCCGATAGAAACACAATTGGAATCGTTCCACCGGATACACAGGAAACAGAACATCTGCTAGTGCAGGAGTACGTTCGCCACATTGACCTGGCGACGGCATATCGAGTGAGCAATAATGCGTACAAACAGTACATCGTAACCCGACCAGCGGCATCGGCGGCATCGAACAAGCgagcaaaacaatttaaaatcgGTGAACTGGGTGTGCTTGAAGACTTTCAACGCGAAAACGCCGAACCggacggttcaacaaagggaagaaaatggaagaaaggaAAGTCGATCGTGCTGAAGAAAGACAAGAAACATGCTAAAGAAGACACCCAAAAGCTAGAGGTGAAATCGGGTTCCGCCGACTCGGGAGTCGATCCGGACGCATTTAGGAACGATTTTCTTGCACGCATGAAAAACTATCGTCCACAAGCGACAATTTTTGAGCTGAACCCGAAAGCAAACGCCCGAGAGTTGATGGCGATGACCCAGAAGCGTAAATCGGATGAGGCAAAGATCGAGAAGAATAAGCGTAAGTTGGCCGAACTGGAAGCGGAAGAGCAAGAGAAACAGAATATTAAATCGGTATCAGAAAAAGACGAGGTTTCCAAACGTCGCAAAGGACCAACCCGCGATGAGGAGCATTTCATCGCCTACCAAGCGAAGGATGCTGTCGAGGAGGATGGTTATGCGATCGACAATTTCACTCGCCAAGCTAACTCGGCCGAACTGAGTGTCGTGGGCGACACGGCCGAGGGACAGCGGATGCACCGTCAGCTGCAAAAGTGGGACCGTAAAAAGAAGAAGATGGTAAATGTAGAAAACCCCAAGGCTGGAAAGATTCGCACCGAGCATGGTGTTTGGATTGCGGCTTCGTACAAGACGGGCCGCTACGACAAGTGGAAGGAGCGAACGAAATTGGATGAAAAGTTACTGGCCGAACAGGCACAACAATCGGACGATGATGCAGGTGATGGGGCCGGTGCGGCTTCGGCAGTACCGATCGTACAGCGCCACTACCCGACTACGCACTGGGGGCGACACAATGCGAAGGCCGATCTGCGTAAGTTGCGCGATCTGGATCTGAAAACGCCCGAGCAGATTGTGAAGAAACGGATGGAGAAGGAAACGAAGATGGCTAAGGAGAAGGCCGCAcgattgaaaaacattcaacgtAAAAAGCGCGCGTTGGCAAAACGGAAAAGTGCCAAGGGTAAGTAA